A region from the Topomyia yanbarensis strain Yona2022 unplaced genomic scaffold, ASM3024719v1 HiC_scaffold_165, whole genome shotgun sequence genome encodes:
- the LOC131694829 gene encoding zinc finger protein 567-like, whose translation MPSNEELECINEPMQEEHLENDQEEQATIDSKEQIIKESTEESVAFVQCDNSFDLKQEFTSDSEDERSSAPKRYVFSWKELYKPKIIPKKRRNIPELPKPELIPNTCYICNSSYEDGNALESHFEEHVSILPYTCEQCNTEAHPQVFRTLISLNRHLRSHLYPFLCEHCPLRFYTKASYTTHLEEKHETGRDGSTCNICGRYFAAKRPFLKHMADHRIIDSAKYKCENCGKIFRDGGLLRRHVRIHTGEQPFECKKCGRRFNHEANFQNHKRLHIGEKAYICSECGKNFVNATALRYHMADHFPNDPQYRVQNQRFNDGKLKNPKFYACPVEGCSFVSSVYVAYSDHRNKHMARHQCAICQKKFGSKSILARHTAIIHEGIVPEKNLPCPYCSKCFSNKRHLRLHIDVHENNRRFKCSFCEKTFIQKINCVVHERTHTGERPSVCRICPAKFITSSNRNKHEKLCHFRNESEEINVIGCVKHLCEGDGYIGEIDVET comes from the exons ATGCCCTCTAATGAAGAGTTGGAATGTATTAATGAGcccatgcaagaggaacattTGGAGAACGATCAAGAAGAACAAGCAACAATTGATTCAAAGGAACAGATCATAAAAGAATCTACCGAAGAAAGCGTTGCATTCGTGCAATGCGATAATTCTTTCGATTTGAAGCAGGAGTTCACTTCCGATTCAGAAGATGAACGCAGCTCAGCTCCAAAACGATACGTGTTTTCTTGGAAAGAACTCTACAAGCCAAAAATCATTCCCAAAAAGCGTAGAAATATTCCAGAGTTACCTAAACCAGAGCTTATACCAAATACCTGCTATATATGTAACAGTTCCTACGAAGATGGTAATGCGCTGGAATCACACTTCGAAGAGCACGTCAGCATTCTACCATACACATGCGAGCAGTGCAACACGGAAGCGCACCCGCAAGTGTTTAGAACGCTGATTTCGCTCAATAGGCACCTTCGATCGCACCTCTACCCATTTCTGTGTGAGCACTGTCCTTTACGGTTTTACACAAAGGCTAGTTATACAACACATTTGGAAGAAAAACACGAGACTGGCAGGGATGGGTCTACTTGCAATATTTGTGGGCGGTATTTTGCAGCGAAACGACCATTCCTTAAACACATGGCGGATCACAGGATAATTGACAGTGCCAAATATAAGTGTGAAAACTGCGGCAAAATATTTCGAGATGGTGGATTACTTAGAAGGCACGTAAGAATTCACACAG GGGAACAGCCTTTTGAATGTAAGAAATGTGGTAGAAGATTCAACCACGAGGCCAATTTCCAGAACCACAAACGACTTCACATCGGAGAAAAGGCTTACATCTGCAGTGAGTGTGGTAAAAATTTCGTCAACGCAACAGCACTCCGTTACCATATGGCTGACCATTTTCCGAACGATCCACAATATCGAGTTCAAAATCAGAGGTTCAATGACGGTAAATTGAAGAATCCGAAGTTCTACGCTTGTCCGGTTGAAGGCTGCAGTTTCGTTTCGAGCGTATACGTTGCTTACAGCGACCATCGCAACAAACACATGGCCAGACACCAGTGTGCGATTTGTCAGAAAAAATTCGGCTCTAAAAGTATACTTGCGAGACATACTGCAATAATTCACGAAGGTATTGTTCCGGAGAAGAACCTTCCCTGTCCTTACTGTAGCAAGTGCTTTAGCAACAAACGTCATTTGCGACTGCATATTGACGTCCACGAAAATAACCGCAGGTTCAAGTGTAGCTTTTGCGAAAAGACTTTTATCCAGAAGATAAATTGTGTGGTACACGAGAGAACACATACCGGCGAACGGCCATCTGTGTGTCGAATTTGTCCAGCAAAATTCATCACTTCATCGAACAGGAATAAGCACGAGAAACTTTGTCATTTCAGAAACGAATCTGAGGAAATCAACGTGATCGGGTGCGTGAAGCACCTTTGTGAAGGTGATGGTTACATTGGTGAAATAGACGTTGAGACCTAG